The genomic stretch GACCACAGAGccgcggtggtggtggtgatgcgGGGGCGTACCTCTGGCCCAGGGTGGGACAGGGAAAGGGAGGTAAGActcagagaagagcagcaggacGCTGGAGGACACGGCGCCAAAGGCAAAGCCATACGACCAGCGATTGCTCAGGCTGCTCATGGTGTCTAAAGGCCTGCGGCAACAATCAAATAGGACATATCAGTGATTCATTCAACAGCATGAGTAGATGGGATCCGCGTAGGTGGGTTTCTTACACCACAACAGCAAATCGCCCCCCCAGGAAGGGCAGTCTGTTGTCTAGGGCTAGTCTCTTGACTCTCTTCTGGAGGAATGATAGAACCCCTGTGATCAAAACCTGGAAgaatgaaacaaataaataaaatcacccACGACGCATGTGTGCGGATCAAGCGCTCGCAATTGGTGAGCAGACGCAgttaaaatgtgtcatttcagcTCAGCAGATTGTTGATTTCAGCGTTTGGAACCGGAGAACTGAACCGCTCACTGCGGGCATGAGAGAAAAGTGCAGGAAGAGTTCCATGGAGACTCCATTCCGGCAGTCCTGAACTTCGGACCACCTGGAGAGGCAACCAGAGGTGAAATGGTCAGAGCGATGCTTCACTGCAGCGGGTTTTACTCCTGACATGTCGTTACATCTGCAGTATTCAGAGCACTATCGTGTACTTACGAATGCTCCTCTTGGTTTGTAATCACCATTGATATCTCAGGTCAGAACGTTGCCTCTGCTCTGTCgcgaagaaagaggaagtgaaaggaTTGATGACACCACGGCTGTGTTTCCTGGTTGCAATCATgtgactgacctttgacctctcaaTTCATTGAtgtattctctctctccctctctctctctctctctctcacacacacacacaccacacacacacacacacacacacacacacacacacacacacacacacacacaggtgaataTTGTTGGGAAATGAGTGTAAATATTTGACTTTCACCGGAGATAACTGCCCGAACATTCACCTCCTGCCTTCACATTCTGGACAGATATTTCCAGATTACTTCACTATTCAGAGAAACAAGGAAAACATCAGAAGGTTTTTGTACTGCTGAATTAAATTTATTGAACGCTGGATAAACAGATCTCCATTGGTCAGCTGGGGAGTGATGTCATCGCCGTTGTCCCTCAGCAACTCTCCTCCTTGACGATCAGAATGTCCGTCTTGGATTGACTGtataaaaacacatcagttatcaggttttttttcttttctcaaatCAAATAATCTGCTATTTTTCTTGTtgttccccctccccctccccaagCTGAGCGGATCCCGTCAGGGACGTGGTGAAGGTgtgagaagaggagcagctgtgTGTACTCACTAGCTCTGCACACACAGGGTACACTCGTTGGCATAGGTGTTTCCGTCGCTGCCGCAGACCGGAGCAAGGTTGAGAGGGCAGGCCAGGATCGGCTCCGTGTCAGGGCAGTGAGGCTTCAGAAGGAAACAACACAAACCCCACAGCAATTGGCTACATTCTCCCAGAAGTCAACACTTCAAATGAATAGTTCTaatagacacaaacacacacctttctcAAGATTCCAGACTTTTCAGGATCTGTAAAGAAAGCCGATGTCTTATAAAACAATAGTGATCCTTTGATGATGATACAGGTAAACCGTAAGTGCCCCTTACACACACGTTTACTCCAATGAGTCGCTTTCCCTGCGCAGCATCACAACTCTGCCCACGGCGCCTTACTCGATGTTGCCAAATCAACCCAGCGAATCCCCCCGTTGTTGAACGCAGCATGTTTACCTGCAGTTACGCAGATGAGGAGAAGTCCCAGAATAACAGCCCTTCCAgtcatgatgatggtggatgaatAACTCAAGAGGGGCAGATACCAGGGTGCTTTTACTGACTGTGCGATTGTGCACACGCCCCCAACCACACCctgccacacatgcacacacacacacacacacatgcatggtCTAGAAATTTATAGCAAACTGTGACGCACACAATGCAGATGCATCCTTTGTTAGCTCCACGCTTCCATTTGACAAGCGCACATTAGCtttaaagagaggagaggaatcaCATCAGTTTTTGGCAGGTTTttgttttagattttatttattaatgcaaAGAATAACTATACACAATAAGTAACAGACCCAAACAGCTGTTTAATACTTAGAAATGTAAACAAATAATATTGagcaaaagaaaagggggagaaaaagagacaaCACCATCATACTTTTCTTACTTCTTTCTTCTTATCTTCAATTCAAGTGTCACACCAAGGCTGTGATGCAGTGGTGAACCTTGATCTTGTGTTCCAGTAGATGTTTCTCATACCCCAAAAAGCCTTCTTCTTTCTGACAGGAGAAGTCTATAAAGTGCTCGCATTTGGCTGAGGGAAAGTCTGAAGCTGCATGGTGATCAGATTCCCAGTGTGACAGAAACCCCTTTAATAATTTGGTACGACACAGAGCACCAGTTTAGGTTGAAACCCCGCTTATGTTTCCTCGGACTATCGAGCCAACCGTTGTGGTCCCTGTTTCAATGTAGTCAAGCCTTTGGGCGAGCTCTGGAAACACAGATCTGTGCAGAATCGCCCGTGTTGCAGCTAATAAACCCAAACCAACAGAAATTGTTACGATATAAAGATTTGGCAGTATCAAATGAAGCCTGACTGCGACGTAAAATCTTTTTGTTCTGGGCTGCTGACCAGGACAAAGTAGGACTTCTGTATTCGGAAGTCAAAACACAAAGCTCACAACGCCTCCTTGAAATAATGCTGGTAGATCAGAGACACAAACTGAGCTTCGTTTGGCACACCACTGGGAacgcttttttttaaaaaaattcgaCATCATCACGGACGACAGCTCAGGTCAGAAATGCTCCGTTACCGCCTTCACAGCAGCATCAAAACACGTTACAGAAGGTCCATGCAATCAGAGAAGCACTGAAACTGTCCAGAGatcaacacacactttttttttttttttggccaatACCTCAGCGGTGGTTTACGCACAACTCTGCTGTTTTTCGGCCTGGTGACCACACGCCGGTACGTCTGGCGGGGCGCCCTGCGGCGACCATTGCTCAGCAGCCAAATTGCGCAATCGCGCTCTCTCCATTTTGACAGGCCTCCAGTTCCAATTAAAAGGGGCCTGACAAGTACATAAAAAGCCAGTATGCCAGGCTGCATCATGTACAGACATCAAGCAAttaagtttttttgtttgttttccttttttgacactatatatatacacgtatatatgtataaaaacagtgaaatgtcATTCATTGACTATACAAAAATTATTTTGTGTCTGTGCTTTGACGGATGACAACTTCTGTCTTGTACATTCTGTCGCGGCCTACATACATTGTTATCATTGTTGTTTTTGAAATGGAGTGCTCCGATCTCTCCCGCCGCCGTGATACAGTATAGGCACTGTGCTGGAACATGTCAAGGACGaaaaaaattgcaaaaaaaaaacagagagaattCGTGAACAGTCTCAACTGTTACCCGAACAGAACGCGTTCGGGTCCGAACGGAGGACAAATTTGaattaaaacaatttaattATCGAAAATGAGTGCGCTGCAAGATTTGCACGTTGGCAGTAAAAATGACTGGTAACGACAAGCGACTGAGATGTTTGACCCTGATAAATAACATCTGTCGGTCCATCCTTCAACAGCTGGCAGTGAATGATAACTCGTCAGGCTTTCAGGAGCTCACGATGCACAGCAGAGCATGGACGcgtcccactgctgctgctactacaggCTGGTTGGGGGATTTACAACTGGACGTACCTCTGGCTAGCATCCCCAtcgttgtttttttgttgttttgtttttttactcttAGCTTTCCAGTCTAATCTTGCTTCAAGTGTTCTGGCTCCATTTTGTGAAGGAGAAGCACCTGTCTCCAACCCTCACCTCTTCtccttttaaatacatttatatatattttcttgcATTGATCTGCATTGAGTCGTCAGTGTCTGTCACAATACCTGCAGACTCTGCCTTCACAAGAGGCAGTGAGCTGATGTGCAGGCCCACTGacaaatgatcatttaaaaaagactaaaaaatagaaattaaacaacaacagaaaaaaacagtcaAGTCTCTTCCACCAATGAGTGGTCCATAATTTGCGGGAGGGTTGGTGAAGTGTAAGAACCTCCACGGGTGGTGGCTTGGATCAGACGCAGCTCTCCCTGGTGCTATTGTCTGTGAGGAAAGGGTTCAGCTGTGAGAGATCCACAACGACAGCGTCCCGCTTGTTCAGATTCACTTCTTTGAAATGGTCTTCATCGGTTTGGTCCTTGGCGAAATTTACAAACACctgaaaaaggagggaaagatcAGACCTGTTCTGAAATACAGCTGCGCTCATCACAAGTCGCCTGTGCACTCACTTGGTCCAGAGTTGTCTGGGAAACGGAGTAGTCCTCGATGCTGAGGGCCTCCTTGTTCTTAGAGAGCAGGGAGAAGATGCGTGCAAGAGAGGTGAGGGAGGTGGGCAGCTGGTACTGCAGCATGTTGCGGTGCTTCTCCTTCAGCGTGCTGCCGGGCAGCTCCCGCTCAATGAATCCCATCACCGGTCGGAGATCTGGATCTGGTCCGGCCACCCGCAGGATGATGGTGTAGCCATCGCCAAACCTGACAACGCAATGTTTTTGGTTCAGACCCGGGGGTGTTCCATTGAAACTCCGTACCGGTAAAGTAGCGTGCATGTGCACGGCTCGCCTCCCCACCTGTTTTTGAGGTGTTGCACGCTGCCCAGGCAGCGGAACCTGCCGTTGACCATGATGGCCATTCTGGTGCAGAGCGCTTCGCATTCCTCCATGCTGCACAGAGAGGGACCAAGGACATGTTGCAGTTCAtggcatacacacacatacacacacacacgcatgcacgcacacacagtgctCCGATCTAATGGAGGGATATAATTCAGTCTTACCTGTGAGATGTTAGGACGACAGATCGTCCCTCTTTAATGATGCTCAGGATGGCGTTCCACAGGGCACGCCGCGCTTTAGGGTCCATGCCTGTTGTCGGTTCATCCTGTGATGCGGCAACAAAGGGACATTTAGCTCCAGCTGcaactgtttttgttgtgtttcgaGTTTGTCCTACTAACCAAAAAGACGACAGGCGGTCCTCCTATCAAAGCGATGGCTGTAGACAGTTTCCTCATGTTCCCTCCACTGTAGCTGCCCGCTGCCTTGTCCACATATTTCATTAAGCCCAGCTTTCGGATGCCCCAGTCTGCCACCTGGTGGTCAGAAAGAGTTTAGAACAGCCCGGGCAACCATTTTGATTATGGAGCACAAGGTATAACATAGGTTACAGATACTGCAGATGTTTATTTCTAAATCTAAATAGAAAAACACCAGGATTCTTGTTGGTTACTGACCTCACAGACTTCTTTCTCTGGGACTCCTCTCAAGATGGCGTAGAACTCGAGGTGTTCTCTGCCCGTCAGCAGGTCGTTTATGGCGTCGAACTGGGGGCAGTATCCCATATTCTGGTGCACCTCATCGATCTCTTTTGTTACACTGAACACAGCAGAAGATAGAGGGCAGATTTTAATAGTCTGACTGAGTTTTCAAACTGCATTTGATCGGGATCCTTTGAATACAATAATTGAATCATGATATGGTGAATCTCACCTTTTGCTGGCCAGATAGGCCTCTCCACCGGTCACCATCGAGTCACCAGTCAGCATTTTAAAAGTGCTGGTTTTACCTGCCCCGTTTACCCCCAGCAAACCAAAACACTGCAGGAGAAGAAACGCCGAGAAATGAGCAAACCTTACGCATCGATCGCTCTTTCCCTCTATAAAAGAAAGCGTGTTGCGGGAAATTTACCTCGCCACGTGGGATGCCAACACACAGCCTGTCCACGGCCGGCTTCTGCTTGCGCTTGTAAATCTTGGTTAGCTGTCGGAGCTCCAAGATGTCCGACTGCCCACCGCCGCTCAGGATCCTCTGCCGCTCTCTAGCCACGTCCTCGTCTTCTTCTCCGATAGGTTTTAGATGGCTTGTCGATGACCTGAAAGAAGGTGTTACGTTAGAGACTTATGATAATACTTATAATAACAATATCTAAGGTATTTGATAGATTATGCCTCAAACATTTCACCCACCTGGCCTTGAAGAAGAAGTGGTACTGAATAAGAACAGTAATGCTGAAGAAGATCACGCCCTCTATGGCCATCGCAAACAGGTTCTTTCCCACCATGTCCCAGGCCAGAGGTGATCGGAAGCGGTTTTCACCTGTGGAGACAAATACAGAACCTAAATTTCAGCCTTTGAACCCTCTTGAAAGAGGCATTTTTGCTTTCGAAAAATAAGAAATTACCAAATCTTTCCAAGGCGTCGGCCATCGCCTGATTCTTCACCATGTCAATCAACCCTCTGCCCAGACAGAAATGCGGGAAGATGAGGAACACATTCTTCAGGATGTCGTTGATGCCGCCAATCTCCTTTTAAGAAAAATAACGATATTCAGCCCAGAGCTCCTTCTCTACTGTTCCATTTCTTTCTAGATCGATAAATCATGAAactgcaatgaagctgcagcaaaAGCTTTACATTGCTtccaaacagctccagcacGAACGTAGAGACGCTGCCGTTGATTCCGATCAGTATGTTCACGCTGGTTAGAACCACGTAGGCTGTGCTGGGGATCTTAAAGAAGAACGAGGCCGGGTACATCAGAGGGGTGATGGACCACCTGGAAAAAGACACAGTTGGGGTGAGACGGGGACGGGATGAGACCAAATGGAGAGACGGTAAAACAGAGTGAGGACTGCAAGGGCACccgtagagcagcagcagcagagccaggacGGGCAGGTTCGTGGAGGAGACGTAGGCCTCTTGTTGGAAACACACAAAGATGATGATGACCAGCGTAGCCGGAACAATGTAGTTGCACTACAGGAGAGACACggcaggagggaaaaatggTTTCAGGAGATTTGAAGACGAGGTTGTGGAACTCCCTTCTGTGTTGGCAGTGAAGTCTCCATCTCTTACCATGTCCCAAACAAAGTTGGCCAGCCAGTAGAGGAACGGCTGCACTCCGCTGATGAACTGCATGTGTTTGGCTTTGTTCACTCTCTCCTGGATGAGGAAGACGACAAAACTCGCTGGCACGAAGGACATGGCGAAGATCACGCAGATGGAAACCAGCACGTCGACCGATGTTGTCATCCTGGTAGAGAGTTTTCCAAGGGGTGAAAAGGGAATTCCCATAGAGGTACCTGCTAGATGGTTGGTGGGTGCAATACTCACAGCGCCACCTGCGACAGCTGCTCCTTGGTGAGGTTGAGCGGGTGATTGTATGCATTGATGCCGAACGTTTTGGGGTCTTTGCCAGCTTGCAGGTTTGCCCGCAGGATCCCGTTGTTCATCACGTTGAGGAAAGAGCCGATACTGTGCCAGCCTTTGTTGTTGAACCAAATCTGAAAGGAGAAAAGACCATATTGGACTCGCAGGTTCAGAGTGCAACTAGAGCAAATATAATATATGCTTCATCCTATATATGGCGCATCCTGCTTTAGATTTTATTCGTTCTATCCTTTCCAATTTTCTTgcatgtttctctttctttttcagtttCAGATGTTGTCAGCACTGTTGATTTTCTTGCAAGGACGTTAGCTGTTGTGTAACTGGTGCATGTCTGTGCACTCCGGTGCTCGCTCACCTTGACGATATTCTTGGTATCCATTCCTTGGATAAAATTAGAGAGACTGTGGAAGAATCGATCGCCTGCAGTTCCCTAGAGGGACGGAAGAGGGCGGAAGAGGACTCTCACGATATGTTTGTATGCAGATCTAAGGCAGTAGTTACACATGAATCGTTCAGTGCTGTGCACTTATACAACAATCTCTTACTCTTTCCAGATGGAAGCGTTGCCTCAGCGCAGCAATCGCCTCATCCATTTCATCTGCGTGCGCCATCAGCTGAGATTGTCTGGCTCCCAATGAAAATCCACCGTATCTGTAAAGAGGGTCATAAATTTAGTCTCGCAGCAGAGACGCAGGTCAATAAAGTATTGAAAAAGATTGCGTCTTGTGTAATGCACCTGAACTCGTTGACCCAGATCTTGTTCTTCAGGctgacagaggaaaaaaagaatatgaTGTCAGGTCAAACCTGGAATTGCCAATAATGCAAtgaggtcagcagcagaagGTCAGCTTTACCTCTTGCCGATAATCTTTGCATATGTTTTCACAAGGTAGTCTGAAATGTTCCTGCCAGTCAGGTTCTGCAGGGTGATGTTGTCATTGATCTTCATCTGGGAAAAACAGAGCACAAAACACCTCATTAGAATTCAGGGCAGAGAAAAGGCAACAGCCAGATTTACAGGTTTATTCATGCTTTGCTTTGTAATGGTCGCCAACCTGAGGTGGCGGAAGTCCACCAGCACCGGGAGGACACTCTGGAAGCATCCTCTTTCGGCCGCCACAGCTGCACTCACAAAGCGGAGACGGGTTCTCCACCGACCAGTTGCCTCTCTCAAATAGCTCCGTCACACTTTGGGAGACATCTGGGACGTTCCAATCTGACTCAGCTGGTGCACACGGCGCGTCCCTGGAACGCAGGATGTATATATTCAACACCATATCCATGTTTCGGTGCATATTgctgcttgtgtgtgcatgttctgaTTTTATTAAGTGTGTAGATCATTATCATGAACTCACAGTGAAGGTCCTCCATCCATGCATCGAGTTCCAAATCCTGGTTTTTCTGTGAGAGCTGCTTGTAACTTGTTGATGTGATGGTTTTCAGGTTGGTCATTACTATAAAGACATGGGGAACATAATGACATCAGGAGCACAGTCTTCATTATTGAATAGTAACATCGTTTTAGATAATTAAATGACATCTTTTCTAGAATGGACTGTCTTACCTGATGAAGGCGAACTGTTCTCCATACATGGTGGGATCCAGAACCAGACTTGGGTACTTCCCGAAGGGAGGAACGATCAGgctgaacaccagagcaatgcagacaaacacagccGGCAGAACAATCTGTGAAAGAGCGTTGggattatttaaaatgtgtcgCTGTATACACAACTCTTTTAATCAGGTTTGGGTGCAAGCAACGGAATACCTGAGCAAAGAAGCCTTTCCTGGATCGACGAGCGTAGAGGAACCGCTTCCACAGTAGTGCCACGAACTGCTGTCTCTTCAGACTCCAGCCTTTAACCTGGTAGGAACCTTTGCCGTCTGTTCCGCCGAGCCAGTCGGTCTCCCGGGAGTCTGGACACAGAACCGTGAAATAAATCAGCATATTTGCAAATATGTCTTTGGACTTGACTGGGCTAAAATCCTGCTGTTATCATTTGATTTCACCAAGCAAATATGTTTTTAATCTAATCTTATAGGCTGCTTTCCCTCAAATTGTGGTGGAATGAGAAAAGTAGTGAAATCAATGGTGGGCAATCCctgcaaagcatgctgggtagTAAGTTCTACCTGGGTCACCTTCAGAGTCGTTGAAATCAAAGTCATCCTCGGTGAAGGGCTTCAGGCAGCTCTGGTGGTCTCCGAAAGCATGACGACGGCGAGTCCTGGTGGGCACAACTCCATCTGCAGCCACATTGGACTTCATTAGTCTTGCAGGCAACTTCTGCTGAACATCATCAATAAAGACGGCCTGTATCTCACCTGAGAGCTCAACAGAATCCACTCCACTGTCCTCGGCCACCTTCAGGAAAATCTGCGGATGACAACAATGGAACAGATTCAAATACGTTCAACGGAACACGGGAAACCCTCCCAAAGACAAACGCTCCTGAGCGGAAGGCTGCTCCTCACCTCTTCTAGTGTGGTGTCAGATATTCCATAGCTGGAAATGCCCAGATCGGTGAGCCGGTCATCTAGTTCGTGGAAGAGCTCAACGAAGGCTCCGTCTTTAGCTGACTGGTACGGCAAGACATAGGTGAGCTCGTGACCGAGGTCCTCGACCAGGCGAGCTTCCGAGACGTGCTTGAAAATCACATTGGAGATGAGggacacatctgcaggaaagaAGTCAGCAGCAGCGGTCAGACGTTGCAAGAAGAAATGCTAAAACTGTCCCCCAGAGTGTGAACGCTACTGTCGTTTTTACCGATTGTGGTGGTTTCGCTATCGGGTTCGCTGCCAAGACCGGCATCTGAACTGCTCTCTGACACGCTGTCCTCCTGGAGCAAAGAAAGTGAGCTTTAAAAACTGCTGCGTAAAGCTAAAGAAACACGTGCTCCCTCGTGATATCTATTgcaaactgaaacaaaaaaaactgcagtgCGAGCAAAAGATGGGCCTGAAAAGTTTCCTGTGCTTTCTCACGCTGACCTTTTCTGCCTTCTTGCTGTACGAGACGGTACTGGCGGAGTTCCTGCAGGACTGAAGGGTCAAGTCGTAATCTCTTTTGACCAGGGTCAGGTAGTAGCCCGTCCCCAGTTGGGTCTTCAGGAAGAGCGAGGAGCCGACGCAGCACAGCTTGCCGTGGGAAATGATGGCGATGCGGTCGCCGAGGATGTCGGCCTCATCCATGTGGTGCGTGGAGAGCAGGATGGTGCGGcctggaagaagaggaaacaTTGAGATGATCAATTAAGGATTCTGTTCAAACCTGAAGGGAAACGCCAGCTGTCGGCCGGTACCTTGTCTGTATTTCAGCAGCAGGTCCCAGATTCCCCTGCGGGCGTAAGGATCAACACCAGCAGTTGGTTCGTCCAGGATGACGACTTTGGAGCCTCCCACAAAAGCCAGAGCCACAGAGAGCTTCCTCTGCATCCCTCCTGCAAATGTAGCATTAAAACAGTGTCAGAACGTTCATCAGCATGCAAATACTCCCACAAAAACAGCAGGACAAAGAAATGGAACTGACCCGACAGTGTGCTGGTGCGGGACTGTCGTTTGTGAGGCAGACCGACGTCGTTGACGATTTGCTCCATCTCTgccttcaccttctcctccgGCAGGCCCTTCAGACGGGCGTAGAACCAAATGTGCTCCTCCACCGTCAGCCTGGGTTACAATAAACAATCTTACAATCAAGCCCACAGAGACGCAGAGGAATATACTGTTGACGGCTATTTAAGGCTCCCCTAAAATCATCGTGGCAAACTTACATGCTAAAAAGAACGTTGTGCTGGGGACACACGCCGAGGTTCTGCCGAATGGTGCTCAGTTCGGTACGGATGTCTTTGCCGAGGATGTAGGCCGTGCCAGAGGTCGGTGGAAACAGGCCCGTCAAGATGGAcctgaaaatgtaaaaacaagaacaactgAGCACAACGAGTCGTGCTATTAGATGCACCAAAGATAACGATTATCTTACATGGTCGTGGTCTTGCCGGCTCCATTGTGGCCGAGGAAGGAGGTTATCTGTCCATTATAGAACTTCAGGGACAGTCCGTCAACAGCCAGCTTGTTTCCATTGCTGTAAACCTTCACCAGGTTTTCGATGTAGACACCGGGCTCGATGTGAGCTGGCTCCTCCTCGATGCACACTGCCGTCGGCAAAAACACACAACGTGACGTTAAGCGCTACTTCCTCTAACGCAAGAGACTCAACACCAGCAATTAACGCGCGATTGGTACCTTCAGCATTGCCCTTTGACAAGGATGAAGAAAGATTCTGGTTCTCCTTTTCTCCGCACCAGTAGGTTCTTGTGAAAGGGAAATACCAAGCCCGTGGGATTCCGTACTGACCTGAGGCAGAACAAACGCTTTGATTTTCACCGCCGTTCAGGAAACCAACCTATGATAGAAAAATATTGTCCGCGTCTCACCAGGGAAGACGGCTTCGATGTACCAGGTCATCACGCCATAGAGCACGGCGTCGAACAGCATGAGGCAGATGGAGGTGGTCAGGTTGTAGCTGTCTTCCTCCAGAGGGCTGGCCAGTAGGTTGGACCACTGGATGCCCACGCCTTGCTCCTCAAACAAGGCAAAGTATTCACAGCCGAACCCAAAAGCCACAGGGGAGAGAAgactctggggaaaaaaagaccagATGGTTATTAGACAAACGCCAATAAATAGAACCCAGGGGAGGTATGTGCAGAGCTAAGTATCTCTACGCACCACTACGATTTTGGCTCCGA from Takifugu flavidus isolate HTHZ2018 chromosome 6, ASM371156v2, whole genome shotgun sequence encodes the following:
- the LOC130526937 gene encoding phospholipid-transporting ATPase ABCA1-like isoform X2, with protein sequence MAVSTQLGLLLWKNFTYRRRQTIQLLIEIIWPLFIFFILISVRTYYPPYEQHECHFPNKAMPSAGTLPWVQGIICNANNPCFRNPTPGESPGMVGNFNDSIISRLLIDAKKILLYTQNDRSYEGYSKLLRALRKMQKNTAHFKLKDFLKDDETLSHFLHRNASLPHHALKQIVEADVNLEKVLTKGFGFHLRDLCNATPLEEFVHIADRNVSRLTQEIICKSSSDWLNKAQSHFLSNLDFFKPIRKDVRSDPKVVQEVSAATNYLLENLGALAVEFSSIKSWKDMRREIMFLTANATGSPNQMYQAVSRIVCGHPEGGGLKIKSLNWYEDNNYKALFGNHGNDSDSETQSTYDNSSTPYCNNLMKNMESSPISRMIWRALKPLLMGKILYTPDTPATQRIIHEVNKTFQELGVLRELGGMWDEVKPRILNFIENSEEMDLVRTMLQNNASAAFLNSQLSGTEWRVSDISLFLSKAAKDPRRPGSPYTWRDVFNETDHAIQTISRFMECVNLDKLEPVANEERLVNKSMGLLDNQRFWAGIVFPDIEPSNSTELPAKVNYKIRMDIDNVERTNKIKDSYWDPGPRADPFEDLRYIWGGFSYLQDIIEHGIIRAVTGTTEKIGVYLQQMPYPCYVDDIFLRVMSRSMPLFMTLAWMYSVAIIIKGVVYEKEARLKETMRIMGLNNGILWLSWFISSLIPLLISAGLLVMLLKMGNLLPYSDPGVVFLFLGSFGVVTIMQCFLISTLFSRANLAAACGGIIYFTLYLPYVLCVAWQDYVGFGAKIVVSLLSPVAFGFGCEYFALFEEQGVGIQWSNLLASPLEEDSYNLTTSICLMLFDAVLYGVMTWYIEAVFPGQYGIPRAWYFPFTRTYWCGEKENQNLSSSLSKGNAEVCIEEEPAHIEPGVYIENLVKVYSNGNKLAVDGLSLKFYNGQITSFLGHNGAGKTTTMSILTGLFPPTSGTAYILGKDIRTELSTIRQNLGVCPQHNVLFSMLTVEEHIWFYARLKGLPEEKVKAEMEQIVNDVGLPHKRQSRTSTLSGGMQRKLSVALAFVGGSKVVILDEPTAGVDPYARRGIWDLLLKYRQGRTILLSTHHMDEADILGDRIAIISHGKLCCVGSSLFLKTQLGTGYYLTLVKRDYDLTLQSCRNSASTVSYSKKAEKEDSVSESSSDAGLGSEPDSETTTIDVSLISNVIFKHVSEARLVEDLGHELTYVLPYQSAKDGAFVELFHELDDRLTDLGISSYGISDTTLEEIFLKVAEDSGVDSVELSDGVVPTRTRRRHAFGDHQSCLKPFTEDDFDFNDSEGDPDSRETDWLGGTDGKGSYQVKGWSLKRQQFVALLWKRFLYARRSRKGFFAQIVLPAVFVCIALVFSLIVPPFGKYPSLVLDPTMYGEQFAFISNDQPENHHINKLQAALTEKPGFGTRCMDGGPSLDAPCAPAESDWNVPDVSQSVTELFERGNWSVENPSPLCECSCGGRKRMLPECPPGAGGLPPPQMKINDNITLQNLTGRNISDYLVKTYAKIIGKSLKNKIWVNEFRYGGFSLGARQSQLMAHADEMDEAIAALRQRFHLERGTAGDRFFHSLSNFIQGMDTKNIVKIWFNNKGWHSIGSFLNVMNNGILRANLQAGKDPKTFGINAYNHPLNLTKEQLSQVALMTTSVDVLVSICVIFAMSFVPASFVVFLIQERVNKAKHMQFISGVQPFLYWLANFVWDMCNYIVPATLVIIIFVCFQQEAYVSSTNLPVLALLLLLYGWSITPLMYPASFFFKIPSTAYVVLTSVNILIGINGSVSTFVLELFGSNEIGGINDILKNVFLIFPHFCLGRGLIDMVKNQAMADALERFGENRFRSPLAWDMVGKNLFAMAIEGVIFFSITVLIQYHFFFKARSSTSHLKPIGEEDEDVARERQRILSGGGQSDILELRQLTKIYKRKQKPAVDRLCVGIPRGECFGLLGVNGAGKTSTFKMLTGDSMVTGGEAYLASKSVTKEIDEVHQNMGYCPQFDAINDLLTGREHLEFYAILRGVPEKEVCEVADWGIRKLGLMKYVDKAAGSYSGGNMRKLSTAIALIGGPPVVFLDEPTTGMDPKARRALWNAILSIIKEGRSVVLTSHSMEECEALCTRMAIMVNGRFRCLGSVQHLKNRFGDGYTIILRVAGPDPDLRPVMGFIERELPGSTLKEKHRNMLQYQLPTSLTSLARIFSLLSKNKEALSIEDYSVSQTTLDQVFVNFAKDQTDEDHFKEVNLNKRDAVVVDLSQLNPFLTDNSTRESCV